In one window of Clavelina lepadiformis chromosome 4, kaClaLepa1.1, whole genome shotgun sequence DNA:
- the LOC143452414 gene encoding uncharacterized protein LOC143452414, whose product MTKYFWIISAVLLMAANESFSQNVIRNVAQQKLAVLCRGICKDKNLLCPVFALNCENNPGLQLYCAKTCGVCDQCPKVLKPGRPRSAKDGECEMGSCKDIWEPVLCERYKKRNLCYAVEDTCRKTCDVCRTCKLPPPPPPCTPDCKDTNDSCDYWNKQKYCDVKKGFPDVRNEVCRRTCGVCTYCPPEEEGLTLPPRPE is encoded by the exons ATGACAAAGTACTTCTGGATCATCAGCGCCGTTCTGCTGATGGCTGCGAATGAATCTTTTTCGCAAAATGTTATCAGAAATGTTGCGCAGCAGAAACTTGCCGTTTTGTGCA GAGGAATATGCAAGGACAAAAACCTTTTATGTCCTGTTTTTGCCCTCAATTGCGAAAACAACCCCGGGCTGCAACTTTACTGTGCCAAGACTTGTGGAGTTTGCGACCAATGTCCGAAGGTGTTGAAACCTGGACGTCCTAGAAGTGCAAAGGACGGTGAATGTGAAATGG GTTCCTGCAAAGACATTTGGGAGCCGGTTCTTTGTGAGAGATACAAGAAAAGGAATCTTTGCTACGCGGTGGAAGACACTTGCAGAAAAACATGTGATGTGTGTAGAACATGCAAACTGCCGCCACCACCTCCTCCATGCACCCCTG ATTGTAAAGATACAAATGATTCCTGTGATTATTGGAACAAGCAGAAGTACTGTGATGTCAAAAAGGGATTTCCCGATGTTCGTAACGAGGTTTGCAGACGTACGTGTGGAGTTTGCACTTACTGTCCACCTGAAGAAGAAGGCCTCACGCTTCCACCGAGACCggaataa
- the LOC143453023 gene encoding uncharacterized protein LOC143453023 — MDKQDDDEKELINELKNEHCYANGREKSPQEAAKIFHKLGLAYMKKTNDKISLIQSAALLNAALARIPDNVEGIESDLRHLCSLVLKAAGAYDQTIDLTEKAKIIGEQVKQMRDRVNKKLPKLKTIPDDVDDEILCTLESLKIAFMKRLQKEITKDYKSIMAQVYQYCIDIMGESPCLHALSGMGSLARGEITPYSDFEHIIVLEEGVQHMDDYNEIQEYFRWFSVIFQIILICLNETILPSVSIPFLNDFSSEDENWFYDAHTTRGISFDGMIPHACKFPLGRPETEAKPWKTELIKPVSEMVMYLEQEEDFKNGYHLADIMTKTCYVSGSEQVYSEFYKASRDTLQQNEASLTQLTEEISEDLDNFATRMTLSSLISKKEFNVKKVIYRSTTLFVSALGRLHDIEATSCFDIINELKEKSVLSPGFEHKLAYAVAVACEVRLKVYMSKKSQDDWLNDDDTSKSELKRLLEAVGERSLIEYFKIAYSLQYDLTKYLKIRDKEFWSNPVLVSISIFYFLKLYDRALEIPLSSLARLLHFNIQGQLPDQFTPDPLGNNHIGECFHMLIMVDKLIKQTIKQDARSRNKSSSNEEMLNLLVLVANIMKSVNKIDEAYENYSRALTLCEKIQSSEEIILSLHLAISDCLRCMWRIDEALSHAQNCHEYLKLTCGNSAKFEDVLKLAHASYSYGSTLRGSNNYIESINITKEVQTLLYKIPKSFRSKQVQTLKTQCVSLIGACHAGLENVDKALSYLQQALDWYLNNTEIENFERNAAFTSLNIGNCLMRQKSPNLAMLHFQKSLDLHRTFVNNEETNLDIAFLRNSFGLCCMHLGKCHEGLEYLNLALKAFNSTKKFTNKTTILSNAHCLVSICHVDARNYKEASKHYTASLALVNNHHSGRTENTEAIGKFLFDIIDTSFKEKKYNIALTKAKCALRFCKRIICSTSELNMNNIFVFTHNIGKGLMKQEKFEQALKPLKACLDMARDLPFAEKNKEMIESDIILCKKMLGNQS; from the coding sequence aTGGACAAACAAGACGATGATGAAAAAGAACTGATAAATGAGCTCAAGAACGAGCATTGTTATGCTAATGGGCGGGAAAAAAGTCCCCAGGAAGCggccaaaatatttcataaactAGGCCTTGCCTACATGAAGAaaacaaatgacaaaattAGTTTAATTCAAAGTGCAGCCTTGTTAAACGCAGCTCTTGCCAGGATTCCAGATAATGTTGAGGGAATTGAAAGCGATTTACGTCATCTTTGCTCGCTCGTGTTAAAGGCGGCAGGTGCTTATGATCAAACGATTGACTTGacagaaaaagcaaaaataattgGAGAGCAAGTAAAACAGATGAGGGACAgagttaacaaaaaactgccaaaactgaaaacaataCCTGATGACGTTGATGATGAAATTTTGTGCACATtggaaagtttgaaaattgcCTTTATGAAACgattacaaaaagaaattacaaaaGATTACAAGTCTATCATGGCTCAGGTTTATCAATACTGCATTGACATAATGGGGGAATCCCCATGTCTACATGCATTGTCCGGAATGGGGTCACTTGCAAGAGGCGAAATAACTCCTTATTCTGATTTTGAACACATTATCGTCTTAGAGGAAGGTGTACAGCATATGGATGACTACAATGAAATTCAGGAATATTTCCGTTGGTTTTCCgtaatttttcaaatcatCTTGATTTGTTTGAACGAAACAATTCTCCCAAGTGTTTCCATCCCATTCCTAAATGATTTCTCAAGTGAGGATGAAAACTGGTTTTACGATGCTCACACCACAAGAGGTATTTCATTTGATGGCATGATCCCGCACGCATGCAAATTTCCTCTGGGTAGACCGGAAACGGAAGCAAAACCTTGGAAAACTGAATTAATTAAACCCGTTAGTGAAATGGTTATGTATCTAGAGCAGGAAGAAGACTTCAAAAATGGTTATCATCTGGCCGATATCATGACCAAAACTTGTTACGTTTCAGGCAGTGAACAAGTTTATTCAGAATTTTACAAAGCATCACGTGATACATTACAACAAAATGAAGCCTCACTTACCCAGTTAACAGAAGAAATCTCAGAGGATTTAGATAATTTTGCAACCAGAATGACTCTTAGTAGCTTAATAAGCAAAAAAGAATTTaatgttaaaaaagttatttacagAAGCACTACCTTATTTGTTTCGGCTTTGGGACGATTACATGACATCGAAGCTACTTCTTGTTTTGATATTATCAACGAATTAAAGGAAAAATCCGTTTTGTCACCTGGTTTTGAACACAAACTTGCTTACGCCGTGGCAGTGGCTTGTGAAGTCAGATTGAAAGTTTACATGAGCAAAAAAAGTCAAGACGATTGGTTGAATGATGATGACACATCCAAGAGCGAATTAAAAAGGTTATTAGAAGCTGTTGGTGAACGAAGCTTGATAGAATACTTCAAGATCGCATATTCACTTCAGTATGACTtaacaaaatacttaaaaattaGAGACAAAGAATTTTGGTCTAACCCAGTTTTGGTTAGTATcagcattttttactttctcaAACTTTATGACAGAGCATTGGAGATTCCGTTGTCTTCACTTGCAAGGCTTCTTCATTTTAATATTCAAGGACAACTTCCGGATCAGTTTACGCCCGACCCGCTTGGCAACAACCATATTGGAGAATGCTTTCACATGCTGATTATGGTGGACAAATTGATTAAGCAAACCATCAAACAAGATGCCAGAAGCAGAAACAAAAGCAGCAGTAATGAAGAAATGCTAAATTTGCTTGTGCTTGTTGCCAACATTATGAAATCTGTCAATAAAATAGATGAAGCTTACGAAAATTATTCAAGAGCATTAACATTGTGCGAGAAAATACAGTCAAGcgaagaaattattttaagtctTCACTTGGCCATAAGTGACTGCCTAAGATGTATGTGGAGGATTGATGAAGCACTGAGTCACGCCCAAAATTGCCATGAGTACTTAAAACTCACTTGCGGAAATTCAGCAAAATTCGAGGATGTTCTTAAACTTGCCCATGCAAGTTATAGCTACGGTAGCACACTGCGAGGAAGTAATAACTACATTGAATCGATAAATATCACCAAAGAAGTTCAAACACTTCTTTATAAAATTCCAAAATCGTTTAGGTCTAAACAAGTGCAAACATTGAAGACACAATGTGTTTCATTAATTGGTGCTTGCCATGCGGGTCTGGAAAATGTTGACAAGGCATTGAGTTATCTCCAACAAGCTCTTGACTGGTATCTTAATAATACGGAAATAGAAAACTTTGAAAGAAATGCTGCTTTTACTTCTTTGAATATTGGTAATTGTTTAATGAGGCAGAAAAGTCCTAATCTAGCCATGTTGCATTTTCAGAAGAGCTTGGACCTTCACAGAACATTTGTCAATAATGAAGAAACCAATCTTGATATTGCTTTTCTGAGAAATAGTTTTGGTCTCTGCTGTATGCATCTTGGTAAATGTCATGAAGGACTTGAATATCTAAATTTAGCATTGAAAGCATTTAACAGCAccaaaaaatttaccaacaAAACCACCATTTTAAGCAATGCGCATTGCCTAGTTTCCATCTGTCACGTAGATGCCAGAAATTATAAGGAGGCTTCTAAACATTATACAGCAAGCTTAGCGCTTGTAAATAATCATCATTCAGGAAGGACAGAAAATACCGAAGCAATTGGAAAGTTTCTTTTCGATATAATTGACACAAGTTTTAAGGAAAAGAAATACAACATCGCATTGACGAAAGCAAAGTGTGCACTTCGATTCTGCAAGAGAATAATTTGTTCAacaagtgaattaaacatgaacaacatatttgtttttactCACAACATTGGAAAAGGTTTGATGAAGCAGGAGAAGTTTGAACAAGCCCTTAAACCGCTTAAGGCTTGTTTGGACATGGCAAGAGACTTACCATTTGCtgagaaaaacaaagaaatgatcGAATCAGACATTATACTTTGTAAGAAAATGCTTGGCAATCAAAGCTAA